Within the Aedes albopictus strain Foshan unplaced genomic scaffold, AalbF5 HiC_scaffold_793, whole genome shotgun sequence genome, the region gatcgattttccaaagaaatccccgaaggaatttcaaaaggaatctccgTCCAGGTGGAACCCCCGAACGATGTTcaagaggaatacccgaaggaatttcaggacgaatctccgaagaaattccagaaggaatcctagatGGATTTTCAAGAGGCATCTTTGAATGATTTAcaggaaaaatcattgaaagatttctAGGGGAACTTCCCGTAGGATTtccaacaggaatccccgaagaatttccggGAGGGATCCCCGAAATAATCCCAGAAGTatattctggaggattcctggaggatttcttgtatGAGCTCCATTAGAGATCCTTCAAGAAAGTCTTGAAGATATGCTTGATTATAgtcctaaagaattccttgaaagaatccatagaagagtccctgaaagaactcgtgtaggaacttttggagaaatccctgatgtaactcctggaggcatccctgaactctattgaaaaaaaaaaatctccgaaggaactgcaggagcaatccctggaagaaatcccgaaagaatccccaaaggaacttctgaggaaatcttttaaGTAACTCGTGGACGATTcttagaaggagcttctggactAATCCCTGTCGGTACGAATCCCCTTAGAaacttctgtgggaattcctgaattctcctgaaggtgtccttgaatcctcctgtaagtatctgtaggaaatcctggagagatctctgaaagaactcctgcagagatctctgaaagaaattttggaggaatccctaaaggaattccaggaagaatctctgaagaaacatctgcacaaattcttgaaacttctggagaaaagtctgaaggaactcttgatctATTTTCTGTAGACtcctagactaatctctgaagcacctcctgtaggaattcctgatggatctccAGAAGGCATCCCTGACTCCtactgaaaaaaaatatctgagagaacttctggaggaatacctgaagaaaactCCCGCTTGAATAGCTAAGGGATATACCTAGATGCATCCCAGAGTCCTCCTGGAACTACTGTggagatccctgaacgaatttctggagcaatccctgaaggagcttctacacatcaggaatccttgaaggaactcctgcattaatccctgtagaaatacctgaatgaactcCCAGAAAAATGTCCATAAAGTTCtctttaaagaatctctgaaaaatctttATGCGGCATCccgaaggaataccagaagaagttttcgaagaattctaggaagagttcccgaaggaattccaggaagaatcctcgaaagaatcctAGGAACAATTTGTTGAAATTACTGAACTCTTGCTGATTTTGAAAGAGTCCTCATGAAGCCACTTTGGTAAAATTATTCAGAATCTCTCttagttacaaaaaaaaaaatcatcgcatCCAGTTCCatctcgtcggatgaccgcacGTACTCACGCCATGACTCCTTCAATTTACTTCACTTTGCACTTCAGACAATGCCTTTAGGTAAATAAAAACATAAGCTTCTCTTTCTAGTGCTCTATGGCGTGCTATCCTTATTGGGCATCTTTGAGAGCCCCAAGCTTTATAAATTCTGATTACTTTCTTATGGCCATCGGAGTAGAATCGAATGTTAGAGGGACATGTGTTGCTACTGGAAACCAATATAACCTATGCATTTCCACAGTTGACGTAAGAAGGACAAACCACTTACATATAAGTATAAAGAATGTTcagaacaaaaaaaattaaaataaaatcaaCCAATGAAAATATATTAGGTAAACATCGGTTCTTTTAAGGATCTTCTACCAATTATTCTGGTTCCGACATTAGAATTTCGAAATATCCTTAACCAGTTTTTTTGCGTTACTTAAGAATGCTTGCTGGATTTTTCGGAGTTCTCGAATGCAAGATATTTAGCATTACATATCAAACTTTCAATGGCCATCACCAAGAGTGATAAGAATTTTTATGACATTCATAAGAACTGACTGAACAACCATTAACCCATCGAAAAAGCTTCAATTTTAGCCGTAACAAATCTCAAATTTCTTTCGTTGCTATTCCAGGTATTGGCGTCGGTTTGGCCACATCTGCCGCCTTCGTCGCACTCAACCACTACTTCTCGAAGAAACGTGGTCAGGCTGTCGGCCTTTCAATGGCTGGCACAGCTCTCGGAATGCTCATCATGCCCCAGCTAGTACGCTTTCTATTGGAAACGTACGACTTTCGGGGCGCGGTCCTGCTACTCAGCGGCCTGGCCTTGCACGCCGCCGTCGGGGCTACCCTACTGCAACCCATCAAGTGGCACCTGATAGAGGAAGAGGTCGACATCGAGATGGTGGAAGCGCCCGCCATGGGTATCATCCTGGAACAGGAAGACGACGGCGACAACGACAGTCTTCCGGAGATCAAGACTCTACTGTTTCCGCGTCGGGACCGGAAACTATCGGAGAATTGTCCATCGCCGCAACCGAACGGGTTACCGAAGCGGCCCACGTTCCCTCGGATAACGTCCAGCGTGAGCGTCCAGGCTGCGCCGATGGTTGGTGGTATGCGAACGAGACCCTCGTTTCCACGGATCACATCGACGGCCAGCATGAGCTTGGCGCTGAGGAAGCGACGGGAATCGGTTGTCTCGAGGCTTTCGGCGCTCGATTTCACCGGCAGCGGCAGTTGTATGCACATTCACGTGGATGTAAGTATGATACGATGACGATGATCGCCTTCGTTTGAAATTAACCGGTTCGAGTAACTCTCAAGCTTGTACGAACGAGCTTTTCTGTTTCACTCGGTTCACACATAGGTGGCAGCACGAGCAAAAGCTTCCCTAAAGCTAACCATTTTCCCATTTTTCGTTATTTCCCATCTCTCCCTCACAGACGGGCGACGCCGACGCGGAGGATGTCGACTACGAAATCATTCGGCGCGTAAATACGCACGTCGGTTCGTTCGCACGTGCTCCCAAGCGCATCGACACGGTCAAATCGGAACTGGGGCTGGAGATGGTAAAACCGAAAGTGTCCTTTCTGCAACGATTCACCGCACTGATGGATGTGGGCCTGCTGCGGGATGTGATCTATTTGAACATCTTGTTTGGGCTGTCGATTTTCTACGTGGCGGAGATGAACTTTAAAATGGTGACGCCGTTCTTTCTGTCCAGTTTGGGTTTCAGCAAGGCGGAAACGGCGTACTTTTTGTCGGTGTCGGCACTGACGGATATTGCGGCGCGTATTATTGTGCCACCGATCGGCGATAAGCTGAAGATACGGAAGCGGTTGCTGTTTTTGACGTCGTTGGTGTTTGTGGCTATCACGAGATCGAGTGAGTATCAGCTGGAATGGATTATAAATGCAAAAGAATCTGTTTATTTTTTAGGTAACGTCCTCGTTGGTGaaagactgcttctcagctttggtaATTCAAGTACTTCCACGTTTTCGGAATTGCATATCGTGTGACAGTTACGAACATACTGACCTCAGTTACATACTTAGCCAGACGTGCCATTACTTGCTCTGCAACAGATTATCGACTCATCAAGAGGACAATAGGAAATTGATTATCTTGTCCTTTAGGCGTATTTGGAGACAAACGGACGTGtttataagggcccatatagccgaggcggtaaacgcacgggtattcagcatgaccatgctgagggtgacgggttcgattcccggtcggtccaggatcttttcgtaaaggaaatttccttgacttccttgggcatagagtatcttcgtgcctgccacacgatatacgcatgcaaaatggtcattggcagaggaagctctcagttaataactgtggaagtgctcatagaacactaagctgagaagcaggctttgtcccaatgaggacgttacgccaagaagaagaagaagaagaaggacgtGTTTATATGGCACTTCGTGCCACCGATGGGTTTTAATTTTTTCAGTTCAGAGAGAGTTACATGACGAATCGCAGTTTAGTTCTGGGTACGACAGAGGGCCAAGCTGGCTGAAATGCTGCTTGAATCAGCCATTTAATCCTCGGTTGTCTACGGAGTACAGTCTATAGAGGCTACAGTTATACTGCAGCCGAGGTGAATGGATATGACAGATAATGTGTAAGCAATATTTTGAGGAAGCACAAACAGAAAAATCACCGCAGAAACACAACTACACTCAATCAGAATCCAGAAATGGTCAGAAGAATCAGCTTGCCGTTTTACCCCAGGATAACGAACCAAATAAAAGCAACACTTCGTCGACAAGATCTTCACGTGGTGCATAAAAGTGATAAGGCTCTACGTTATCTTTTATAcaatcttaaggacaaggtaccaCCGGATGAACAATATACGAGATACCTTGTAAAGACTGGGCTGTTTATATTGGGAGTCAATGTTCATCAGCTCATCTGTTGAtcgttgatgaatgaagacgatcctccCATTGCGTCGTGTCTTTTTAATCTGGTAGACACGACATCCTAATAGCTTCTTTTCTCTACGGACCTGTACGAATATGGTACGAAAACGGGACGCAATCATTCGGAGTTTGTAATTGCCTTATTGTTGTCGCGGCAAATAGTTTTCCGCTTGCGCCTTGTCTGCCTCTCGGCGATGGCGATCATTTCCTTCGATTGAATGCCTTCTACAGCTTAGTTCTACTCAGGAAAGTAGTGGGATACTCTCGGCGTCCTGTCATCGATTAAGGACTCATCTGCTTCCATCTAACGACGTTTCCTCCATGGAACTACAAACGCGTACTAGCTCCAGGACTTCTTTTGTTCATTGGCATTTTTTTGGGAAATGGTAGACGAACTCTATTTTCTGCCCGGCTAGCGCACCGGGAGCGATCATGAGTGTAGTGTGATTTATGAGGGTCATGACCAAGAGCAGAAATGGGCTTTCTACCGAGAAGGTGGCAGTGCAGCAGCCTTCTCGAAGTCGATCATCAATAGGGACCTCAAGCAGGGCTCATtgagacttcgtaagtcgatggcgacttcgaccactatctggtgttggtcaaactgcgcccaaaactctccgtcatcaacaatgtacggtaccagcgaccgccacggtacaacctagagcgactgaaacaactggatgtcgcctcagcatacgcgcagaatctcgaagccgcgttgctagacgagggcgagctcgatgaggcccctctagaggactgctggagtacagtgaaagcagccatcgacgacgcagcagagagcaccatcagagtgcagaacggttttggaggagaagaacgcagcgagggcggtaatgctgcagcaagagcggaaacagcagactcgcctctttcgggagaaaaagcgccgcctggaagaagcagagtgtgaagaaatagaactgctgtgtcgttcccaggaaacacggaagttctatcagaagctcaacgcatcccgcaacggcttggtgccgcgagccgaaaaatcttgacggacggacgtgaggtgatcgaaagatggaagcagcacttcgatcagcacctgaacggcgtaggcacgggagcccacggcaacggaagaaacgatgacgccagtgcagcggaggacggaaatgagccaactcccttgctgagggaagttaaggatgccattcaccagcttaaaaccaacaaagcagctggtaaggatggtatcgcagctgaactcatcaagatgggcccagaaaagttggccacctgtctgcatccggtgatagtcaggatctgggaaaccgaacaactaccggaggagtggaaggaaggggtaatctgccccattcacaagaaaggcgaccatttgaaatgtgagaacttcagggcgatcactatttcgaatgctgcctacaaagtgctatcccagatcatcttccgtcgtctgtcacctaaaacgaaagagttcgtgggaagttatcaagctggcttcatcgacggccggtcgacaacggaccagatctttaccgtacggcaaatcctccagaaatgccgtgaataccaggtcccaacgcatcacctgttcatcgacttcaaagcggcatacgacagtatcgaccgctcagagc harbors:
- the LOC109402075 gene encoding uncharacterized protein LOC109402075 (The sequence of the model RefSeq protein was modified relative to this genomic sequence to represent the inferred CDS: added 363 bases not found in genome assembly), with amino-acid sequence MEKLRAAKKVAPDGGWGWMACFGVSLVNLSTRSIEPSFGLLFGDLLNDLHVGTTGAAIIISALDVMMNFSGLFVGPLLKEFSYRKVAIAGALLCWLGLALTSPATSMAHILATYSVINGIGVGLATSAAFVALNHYFSKKRGQAVGLSMAGTALGMLIMPQLVRFLLETYDFRGAVLLLSGLALHAAVGATLLQPIKWHLIEEEVDIEMVEAPAMGIILEQEDDGDNDSLPEIKTLLFPRRDRKLSENCPSPQPNGLPKRPTFPRITSSVSVQAAPMVGGMRTRPSFPRITSTASMSLALRKRRESVVSRLSALDFTGSGSCMHIHVDTGDADAEDVDYEIIRRVNTHVGSFARAPKRIDTVKSELGLEMVKPKVSFLQRFTALMDVGLLRDVIYLNILFGLSIFYVAEMNFKMVTPFFLSSLGFSKAETAYFLSVSALTDIAARIIVPPIGDKLKIRKRLLFLTSLVFVAITRSIVAHQRTYTELMVWLSITGFFRGVALANFTLCVSEYSSLEKLPAAFGWHMVGKGVFVIAFGPLIGAIRDWTDSYPICIHAQSVCIFLCVFAWLIEFAIKRFRTKKVVEANPSMAA